Genomic segment of Actinomycetota bacterium:
TACGGTTGAACATCGGCGGACGTCCGATTCGCCTTGATGCCCGCGCCGATAAACGAGCCGCGCGCGCGGCATCGTCTAGTGCATCCGGCCTATCTCTAGGTCTTCGGGGTCCTACTTCGAGGCGGATTCAGCCGTGCCGAGGGCGGCCTGCCCGGCGGCGAGCCGGGCGGTCGGGATCCGGAACGGCGAGCAGGACACGTAATCCAGCCCGATCTGGTGACAGAACTTCACCGAGGCATCCTCGCCGCCGTGCTCGCCGCAGATGCCGAAGTGGATGTGGGGGTTGGACTTGCGGCCTGCCTCGACGGCCATCTGCATGAGCTTGCCGACCCCCGCATCGATGGTGACGAATGGGTTGGCCGGTACGAGCTTGCGCTCCTCGTACTGAGCGAGGAACTTGCCGATGTCGTCGCGCGAGAAGCCGAACGCCATCTGGGTCAGGTCGTTCGTGCCGAACGAGAAGAAGTCGGCGACCTCGGCGACCTCGTCGGCCGTGACGGCGGCGCGCGGCACCTCGATCATCGTCCCGAAGAGCAGATCGATCTTCTGCCCGGCCGCCTCCATCGCCTGCTGCGCGACCGGCTCGAGCTCCTCCCGCATCTGCGCCAGCTCCTCCCGGGTCGCGACGAGCGGGATCATGATCTCGACGACCGGCTT
This window contains:
- a CDS encoding putative PEP-binding protein, translating into EVAVAEATGDIDGITEMKEMLAAVSQMHETNPMLGLRGVRLGILKPGLYAMQVRAIVEAACRVKAEGRKPVVEIMIPLVATREELAQMREELEPVAQQAMEAAGQKIDLLFGTMIEVPRAAVTADEVAEVADFFSFGTNDLTQMAFGFSRDDIGKFLAQYEERKLVPANPFVTIDAGVGKLMQMAVEAGRKSNPHIHFGICGEHGGEDASVKFCHQIGLDYVSCSPFRIPTARLAAGQAALGTAESASK